The DNA segment TAACAATATGATTTGATCCCGAACCAAGCGCAAGTGCTTTATGGGTGTTGGCTGTGGTATAGGTGCGCAATGCGGTTTGATAAAAACGGTTGTTGGTTACCGTCCAGTCTGTATTGCCTGCAACGGCAAGAATACCACCCGATGCCGCAGTAGCACTGAAGAAGTTGCTGATACGGCAGTTGTTTACCGTAATCTGGCTGTTCTCCTGTCCGCTCACTGCCGTACCTTGCGAATAAATGTGGTTTACCGGAAAGAAGCCCGCACTTTCCTCAAATGTTACCGCATCAAAAAGCAGCGAGTCATTACCAAGTGAAGTGCCGGTGAAAATAAGAACGGTGCCTGAGGTAATAGTAGAGTTGGCACCACGCAGCGTAAGGTTCTGCAGTGAAATTATACGCGCATCATTTACGTACTGCACCGTTGAAGCACTGGTAGCATTGCTGTTGTCTATGATCAGCGAGTTGCCTCCGGTGTTCAAGCCATTCACCACTACGCGGTCGGCTCCGTCGAAATTAATGAGCGGCCCGACAATATTACCCGCAATTGTGCGTGCTCCACCACCGGCTGGCAGCACGGTAAGGCTGTTCCACGCACCGCTGTTGAGCACTGCTGTAGCCGGCTCTGTGGTACTACCTACAATACTTACTAGAATGTTGGCTCCGGTTTGTGAGGCCGCATTAATGGCTGAAAATGCACCGCCCAGTGTAGGGTAGGTGCCGTTTCCGGTCACAGCACCCGTTACATTTACATTCTGCGCATACAATGAACCCGTAAAGAGAACAAATGCACTTGCAAGTTGCAGGGTAATTTTTTTCATGTGTATATGGTTAAATGAGTTTTGTAGTGTAAAAATCGACAAATTCCGGCAATACAGAAGCAGCCTAAACGGTTTTAATGTCCGAAAAGTTGTTTTTACAGAGATTTGCCGAACAAAACGGTGATAAAAAAACTGCTGCGTAAATTGATTACGCAGCAGTTTTTTTTAATTGATAATGAACCGCGACAGCTGTTCGCCGCTTGGGCTGCTGAGCCTTAGTACATACATTCCGGCTCCTTCGGTGGTAAGGTCAACCAAACGTACTGTAGTTCCGCTGAAACTGTTGAGCTGTTCATTCCATACCAGCTGCCCGTTAATATTATATACAGAAAGTGTATAGTTATCGCGCATTGACGCATGAAACTGAACTGAGAAAATTCCTTCCGACGGATTCGGTACAAGCAACAGCGATGTGGTTTCGGTAAGGTTATTTTGTGTTCCGGTTGTAATCGTCAAATCAGTAGCCACTAATGTATCATTGATTAGATTTACCGAAATCTGGTTTTCCTGATTGTCGATTACACGAACACGGCTCAGCGTAATTGGAACAAGCATCGTATTTCCTGTTGCCAGTAATGCTGAAGTTGTGCTGAACGGAATTGTACACAGCAGGCCGCTTCCGCTGATGTTGTTTTGTGTAATGCGAGTTACGGCCACATCAAGCTGGCCATATCCGCTCCGCAAAACTTTCACACCCATAATGTTGAAGTTAGGTGTGCCCAGCATTGATCCGGTGAGCGAAAGTGCCAGTGAATTTTCATCCACATAAGTGGGGTCAAAATTGATGGTGAATGCAATTCCATAAACATTGTTTGCCTGAATCGCTGATGTGCCAAGCCGTATCTGCATTGCGCCTGCTGTGCTGGGTTGCATGGTATCCTGCACAAGCTGAATGCGCAGATCGGGAACGTTCACTGAATAAACCGGTGCTGCAAGTCTGTTGTTGTGAACGTATCCGTAATTCAGAATTACAGCATTGGTATCGTTCAGTGTGATAAAGCTGTTGCCATCGCAGTCAACATGCTTGTGATTGACACCGCTGGGTGTTGATGTGGCCCAATTCGGCGAAGGTTGTCCGTACCAAAGCTGAGAAGCAGAAGGCCGCACGGTTCCGATACTGCCGTTGGCCACGCCAATGGTAAGAATATCAAAGTTGTCGGCAGTGCCGTCGTCATTGGCATCGCCCGGCCACACATAATCGCACGAATCATCAAGAATAATAATTTCAGTATCCGTACATCCTGTAGCATCGGTAAGCGTAACTGTAAACGGTCCCGACGGAAGGTTAATGAAAGGCGGATTATACGTTGTTGGTGGCGGTCCGCTGTTGGCCACCAGTGTATAAGGCGGAGTTCCGCCTGCGGAGTTTACATTGATTACTCCCGAGGCTCCGTTACAGGTTGACGGAATGGTACTTGTTACTGTAACTGTTGGTGTTGGCGCAACTGTAACTGTAACAACAGCAGTTGTTGTGTAATTCAATGTTGCATCCACACAGGTAAGTGTGTATGTGGTGGTAGCTGTTGGCGATGCAATAACATTTGGCCCTGTAGCCGACGAAAGGCTGGCTGCCGGTGCCCATGTATAGTTGATGGTTGATGCATTGCAGGTTCCGGTTGTTGTACCGATCAGGTTGATGCTTCCGCTGCCGCAGATCAATGCTGAACCGGGTGAAATGCTTGCCACAAATGCACTCGGCGGCGGCGGACTACCCGGAACAACAAAGGATATCGGTTGTGTCCACGGACCGGTACTGCCTCCGGGACCGGTAGAATGCTCGCGGGCACGGAGGTAGTAAGTACCACCGGGGCATAAATTGGCAAATGCAATTTCAACAGGGAAATAGGGTTCAACTAAACAATAATCAGGAACACTCAGCGAATCGCGGTAAAACGGATAGGTATTCCAGAGCGGACTGTTGTTTGCCGGGGTGATACTGGTAAAACCATTGCTTAATTGTGATACTTCAACCTCCATGTAGTAAGGTCCGCATCCGCACGTAGCCGGGTCGGATGAGCCGTTTACCAAAATTTGTGTAGTGTTGCTGGTTACCGTAACATTGAGTAACGGCAAGGCATGGCAAGCTTTTGCTTCACGCGCTCCAATAAAAAGGAACAGCAAAATTGCTAAGAGGAGGGGTAATTGTTTTTTCATGACGGGGTATTGTGTTTGCAATTGCAATTTACACCCATTATTAATCTGCACAAAAAAACTGCGGCCAAAAATCAACTGATTTCTGGCCGCAGTACTAATTTCAAAACATCAAAATCAGGTAGATGAAATAATGTAGTTTGCAATTTTTGTTAGCAGATGCACGCGGTCAATACCTGTTACATTATGCAAATGCCCGGGATACATAAAGTAATCGAGCTGCTTTTTCTTATCCACACAGGCTTTGGTAAACAGCAGGCTGTGCTGCCAAACCACCACATCATCACTGGTGCCGTGTATCATGAGGAGCTTGCCGGTGAGCTTGTCCGCATTTTCCACGAGGTTTGATTTTTTGTAGCCTTCGGGATTTTGTTGCGGCGTATCCATGTATCGCTCGGTGTACATGATTTCGTAGTAGCTCCAGTCAATTACCGGACCGCCGGCCACACCGGTTTTAAACAAACCCGCCTTGCGCGTCATAAGCGATGTGGTCATAAAGCCGCCGTAACTCCAGCCATATACAGCAAGGCGGTTGGCGTTTATATACGATTTCGTTTTGAGGTATTCCACCCCTTTTTCCTGATCGTCTATTTCGGCCGAGCCAAGATTTCGGAATGTAGCCTGCTCAAAGTCTTTCCCCCTGTTTTCAGAGCCGCGTCCGTCAACCGTAAATACCACAAAGCCCTGTTGCGCCATGTAGTAAAGAAACATGTCGGTGCCGCCCAGCCACGAGTTTGTGACCAGCTGTACGTTGGGGCCGTTATACACATACACCAGTGAAGGATATGATTTTGTAGAATCGAAGTTGGCGGGCATAATCATGCGGCACCAGAGCGGAGTTTTGTTGTCTGCTGCATTTATTGTAAACAGGCGGATCTGGCAGGCTGAATAGGCTGCAAGCGGATTGGCTGCTCGCAGCAATGTTTTTACAGCACCGCTTTTTACGTCATTCACCGACTGCACACGCGGCGTGTTTACCGATGAAAAATTGTCAATGTAATGTGTGCCGGCCTTGTTGAATACCGCATTGTGTACACCGTCTTCTTTGCTGAGCAGCGTTACTTTTCCGGTAGCCAGTTCGGTTTTATAAATGTGGCGTACAATGCTGCCAAACGGAGCTGCCTGAAAAAACAGGGTTGTGTTTTTGACATCAAAACCATACACATCAGTTACGATGTAAAGCGGTTCGGGTGTAATGCCTGTGGCCGGAGTAAGGTTGCGGATCATTTTGCCATCGGTGCCGTAGAGATAAATTGAGTTTGCACCGTCGCGTTCGCTTTGCCAGATGAACTGGTTGGGGTTACCCGGCACAAATTGCATGGCGTGCAGGGGCTGTACATATTTTGTATCCTTCTCTTCAAAAAGTGTGGTTTCAAAGGCGCCTGTTTCGGCATTGTAGCGATTCAGTTTCATGTGGTTCTGATCGCGGTTGAGCACGGCAATGTAGATGCTTTTGTTGTCGGGGCTCCAGGCAATGTTGGTGAGATATTGTTCTTTGGGTTCGCCGGTTTGGATGAAAATGGTTTTACCGGTACTCAAGTTATACACACCAAGTGTAACATGGTGGCTTGCTGCGCCGGCCATGGGGTATTTAATCATGGTTGCGGTGGCCGGCTGGTTGGCGATATTCATTATCGGGTAATCGGTAACCATGGTTTGATCCATGCGGTAAAACGCCAGCAGATTGCCTGAGGGCGACCAGAATATGCCTTTTTCAATGCCAAATTCCTCGCGGTGTACGGTGCTGCCGTTTACAATGTTTTTTTCGCTGTCGCTGGTTACGGCTGTGGCGCCGTCGCTGCCGCTTTTAATTACATACAAGTTGTTTGCAAGTGTGTAGGCAATATGTCCGCCGGCAGGTGATTCTTCGCTGTAGCCGGCATCTTCGGGGATAGCCGGAGTGAGTTGGGGTTTAGCCTTACCCGAGCCGAGATCATAGGTAACAAGATAACGTGTCACATGAAACGTAAATGTTTTGGGCGAGGTCCATGTGATCAACGGAAATCTTTTCATACCGCCAAGTGCTGTAACCTGCAGCGACTGTATTTTCTGGTTCAGTTCGCTGAGTGTGAGTACGGCTTTTGGTAAAGATTTGCCGGAGGCGGCATCAATAAAAAGCGTTTCTTCGCCGTTGTTAACTTTCACAAAAGCCACGCTGTTGTCGGCATTCCAGGCTAGTTGTTGCAGGCGCTCGGGTGCAAGCGTAGTGCGCTGGCGCAGCACGGCATCTTCCACAGTAAGCATTTGTTGCTGTGCCGAAATTGAAAGCGGAGCCAGCAGTAAAGCAAAAATCAGGTGTTTCATGGTGTTGTAAGGGTATGTTAGAGGGCAATAATTCCTTCTATGGCCGAAGCCTGCTGATAAACCATCAGTACATCGTCCACACTGAGCATCACCTCGCGGGCGGTAATGCTGGTGTATTTTCCGTTCGAAGAAGGCTGACGTTTAATCTCGGCATCGTCGCCGAAAAGACTTTCTACCTGCGCAATTTTTTGGTTGTCGGAAGGCACAATGAATTTATACATGTACAGCGAAGGCCATTGAAATTCGCTGAGTTGTTTGCGCAGTGCTTCGTAGTCGGGTTGTTTGTCCATCACAATAAATCATTCATTTTACGGCGGTCGCGTTTGGTGGGGCGGCCTTTGGCAGTGTGGAATACCGGCGGGCCAAGCTCCTTGAGATCGGTGAGTTTCTGGTATTCTTCTGCCGGTGTTAAGTCTTCCATGTATTGCTCCACCAGTTTTGCGCCCACTCTTGCCGGCGGAAATGCAAGCACTTTCACTGTTTTGGTAATTACACTGTAT comes from the Bacteroidota bacterium genome and includes:
- a CDS encoding T9SS type A sorting domain-containing protein, producing MPLLNVTVTSNTTQILVNGSSDPATCGCGPYYMEVEVSQLSNGFTSITPANNSPLWNTYPFYRDSLSVPDYCLVEPYFPVEIAFANLCPGGTYYLRAREHSTGPGGSTGPWTQPISFVVPGSPPPPSAFVASISPGSALICGSGSINLIGTTTGTCNASTINYTWAPAASLSSATGPNVIASPTATTTYTLTCVDATLNYTTTAVVTVTVAPTPTVTVTSTIPSTCNGASGVINVNSAGGTPPYTLVANSGPPPTTYNPPFINLPSGPFTVTLTDATGCTDTEIIILDDSCDYVWPGDANDDGTADNFDILTIGVANGSIGTVRPSASQLWYGQPSPNWATSTPSGVNHKHVDCDGNSFITLNDTNAVILNYGYVHNNRLAAPVYSVNVPDLRIQLVQDTMQPSTAGAMQIRLGTSAIQANNVYGIAFTINFDPTYVDENSLALSLTGSMLGTPNFNIMGVKVLRSGYGQLDVAVTRITQNNISGSGLLCTIPFSTTSALLATGNTMLVPITLSRVRVIDNQENQISVNLINDTLVATDLTITTGTQNNLTETTSLLLVPNPSEGIFSVQFHASMRDNYTLSVYNINGQLVWNEQLNSFSGTTVRLVDLTTEGAGMYVLRLSSPSGEQLSRFIIN
- a CDS encoding S9 family peptidase, translated to MKHLIFALLLAPLSISAQQQMLTVEDAVLRQRTTLAPERLQQLAWNADNSVAFVKVNNGEETLFIDAASGKSLPKAVLTLSELNQKIQSLQVTALGGMKRFPLITWTSPKTFTFHVTRYLVTYDLGSGKAKPQLTPAIPEDAGYSEESPAGGHIAYTLANNLYVIKSGSDGATAVTSDSEKNIVNGSTVHREEFGIEKGIFWSPSGNLLAFYRMDQTMVTDYPIMNIANQPATATMIKYPMAGAASHHVTLGVYNLSTGKTIFIQTGEPKEQYLTNIAWSPDNKSIYIAVLNRDQNHMKLNRYNAETGAFETTLFEEKDTKYVQPLHAMQFVPGNPNQFIWQSERDGANSIYLYGTDGKMIRNLTPATGITPEPLYIVTDVYGFDVKNTTLFFQAAPFGSIVRHIYKTELATGKVTLLSKEDGVHNAVFNKAGTHYIDNFSSVNTPRVQSVNDVKSGAVKTLLRAANPLAAYSACQIRLFTINAADNKTPLWCRMIMPANFDSTKSYPSLVYVYNGPNVQLVTNSWLGGTDMFLYYMAQQGFVVFTVDGRGSENRGKDFEQATFRNLGSAEIDDQEKGVEYLKTKSYINANRLAVYGWSYGGFMTTSLMTRKAGLFKTGVAGGPVIDWSYYEIMYTERYMDTPQQNPEGYKKSNLVENADKLTGKLLMIHGTSDDVVVWQHSLLFTKACVDKKKQLDYFMYPGHLHNVTGIDRVHLLTKIANYIISST
- a CDS encoding DUF493 family protein, coding for MDKQPDYEALRKQLSEFQWPSLYMYKFIVPSDNQKIAQVESLFGDDAEIKRQPSSNGKYTSITAREVMLSVDDVLMVYQQASAIEGIIAL
- a CDS encoding RNA-binding S4 domain-containing protein; the encoded protein is MNESKRADKWLWSVRLYKTRTLAADACKGGKVKLNGDILKPAKELKPGDVISFRYSVITKTVKVLAFPPARVGAKLVEQYMEDLTPAEEYQKLTDLKELGPPVFHTAKGRPTKRDRRKMNDLL